The Pseudolabrys sp. FHR47 genome contains a region encoding:
- a CDS encoding DUF4337 domain-containing protein, whose translation MAGPHENLEHAEHAEHASHGGNKKIALLISVLALFLAFSETLGKGAQTESIGLNIKASDTWNFFQAKTIRQTGIRTAADNLAAIAPSIDKPEIKAAMEKQIETWRATAMRYESDPKEKDGRKELRELALNYEHQRDYQLARYHQFELGSAAFQIGIVLASAEVITGMVVLGWLSGLVGLVGVIFSAFGLWAPHALDFLLHASGAH comes from the coding sequence ATGGCGGGACCGCACGAAAACCTCGAACACGCCGAACACGCGGAGCACGCCTCCCACGGCGGCAACAAAAAGATCGCGCTGCTGATATCGGTGCTGGCGCTGTTTCTCGCTTTCTCCGAGACGCTCGGCAAGGGCGCGCAGACCGAAAGCATTGGTCTCAACATCAAGGCGTCCGACACCTGGAATTTCTTTCAGGCCAAGACCATCCGGCAGACCGGCATCCGGACCGCCGCGGACAATCTCGCAGCGATCGCACCGTCGATCGACAAGCCGGAAATCAAGGCGGCGATGGAAAAGCAAATCGAGACCTGGCGTGCGACGGCAATGCGCTACGAATCCGATCCCAAGGAGAAGGATGGTCGCAAGGAACTGCGCGAACTGGCCTTGAATTACGAGCATCAGCGCGATTACCAGCTCGCGCGCTACCATCAGTTCGAACTGGGCTCGGCGGCGTTCCAGATCGGCATCGTGCTGGCCTCGGCCGAAGTCATCACCGGCATGGTCGTGCTCGGCTGGCTGTCGGGGCTGGTTGGGCTTGTCGGCGTTATCTTCTCGGCCTTCGGCCTGTGGGCGCCGCACGCGCTCGACTTCCTGCTGCACGCCAGCGGCGCGCACTGA
- a CDS encoding SulP family inorganic anion transporter — MSGHSRAASPTFVQLFTPKLITVLREGYGGRDLRADAIAGLTVAVVALPLSMAIAIASGLSPERGLYTAIAGGFFVSFLGGSRFQIGGPAGAFIVLIASIVERHGYDGLALATIIAGLILIAVALLRLGTYIKYIPMPVTVGFTAGIAVIIAASQIRDVLGLDMAKEPSELLPKLEAIAGAISTINWQTLTITALALAIILVLRRYRPSWPGFLIAIAVTALICFAFHLDVATVTSRFGEIPRTLPAPSLPAFSIEKLQAVLPDAFAIALLGAIESLLSAVVADGMSGRRHRSNAELGAQGVANVASIVFGGMCVTGTIARTATNIRAGARGPISGIFHCGYLLLFLAVAAPLVGYIPLAALGAVLLIVSWNMAEKEEFWSLLRTSRGDAAVLLATFLLTIFVDLITGIAVGVVLGSLLFLHRMAESVEIQAGGLEDVADTADRTKYDAEAASERDVMVYRISGAFFFGATAHVLTALERIGSTPKLLILDFTDVPLIDTTAARSLHAFVKKLARSGANVYFAAARQNVRHELIAAGLKPPLMRYAASVESARKLYET, encoded by the coding sequence ATGTCTGGTCACTCACGCGCTGCTTCGCCGACTTTCGTTCAACTGTTCACGCCCAAACTGATCACGGTTTTGCGTGAGGGCTATGGCGGCCGCGACCTGCGCGCCGACGCCATCGCCGGTCTGACGGTCGCGGTGGTGGCACTGCCGTTATCGATGGCGATTGCCATTGCCTCGGGCTTATCGCCGGAGCGCGGGCTCTACACCGCCATCGCCGGCGGTTTTTTCGTCTCCTTTCTCGGCGGCAGCCGCTTCCAGATCGGCGGCCCGGCCGGCGCCTTCATCGTTCTGATTGCCTCTATTGTCGAACGCCACGGCTATGACGGGCTGGCGCTGGCGACGATTATAGCCGGCCTGATCCTGATCGCCGTCGCCCTGCTGCGCCTCGGCACCTACATCAAATACATACCCATGCCGGTCACAGTCGGCTTCACTGCCGGCATCGCCGTCATCATCGCCGCGAGCCAGATCCGCGACGTGCTCGGCCTCGACATGGCGAAAGAGCCGTCCGAGTTGCTGCCCAAACTCGAAGCCATCGCCGGCGCGATCTCGACGATCAATTGGCAGACCCTCACCATCACCGCACTGGCACTGGCGATCATCCTTGTCCTGCGCCGCTACCGGCCGAGCTGGCCGGGCTTCCTGATCGCCATCGCCGTGACGGCGCTGATCTGCTTTGCCTTCCATCTCGATGTCGCGACCGTGACCTCACGCTTCGGCGAAATCCCGCGCACGCTGCCGGCGCCGTCGCTGCCGGCCTTCAGCATCGAGAAGCTGCAGGCGGTGCTGCCGGACGCCTTTGCCATCGCGCTACTCGGGGCCATCGAATCGCTATTGTCGGCCGTCGTCGCCGACGGCATGAGCGGCCGTCGCCACCGCTCCAATGCTGAACTCGGCGCGCAGGGCGTCGCCAATGTGGCGTCCATCGTGTTCGGCGGCATGTGCGTCACCGGCACCATCGCGCGCACCGCGACCAATATTCGTGCCGGCGCGCGCGGGCCGATATCGGGCATCTTTCACTGTGGCTATTTGCTGCTGTTCCTCGCCGTGGCGGCGCCGCTGGTCGGCTATATCCCGCTCGCAGCGCTGGGCGCCGTGTTGCTGATCGTGTCGTGGAATATGGCGGAGAAGGAGGAGTTCTGGTCGCTGCTGCGCACCTCGCGCGGCGACGCCGCTGTGCTGCTCGCGACATTCCTGCTCACGATTTTCGTCGATCTGATCACCGGCATCGCCGTCGGCGTGGTGCTGGGCTCGCTCCTGTTCCTGCACCGCATGGCCGAGTCGGTCGAGATCCAGGCGGGCGGGCTCGAAGACGTCGCCGATACGGCCGACAGAACCAAATACGATGCCGAGGCTGCCAGCGAGCGCGATGTGATGGTCTATCGCATCAGCGGCGCGTTCTTCTTCGGCGCCACCGCGCATGTACTGACGGCGCTGGAGCGTATCGGGAGCACGCCGAAACTGCTCATCCTCGACTTCACCGATGTGCCGCTGATCGACACCACGGCGGCGCGCTCGCTGCATGCCTTCGTCAAGAAGCTCGCCAGGAGCGGGGCGAACGTCTATTTCGCCGCCGCCAGGCAGAACGTGCGGCACGAACTCATTGCCGCGGGCTTGAAGCCGCCGCTGATGCGCTATGCCGCCAGCGTCGAAAGCGCCCGGAAGCTGTACGAGACTTAA
- a CDS encoding DMT family transporter gives MPDGTSRAAETRAARLSVILLGLCWGFLWVATALALRDVAPWTLRAIGTGLGAATLFVAAKFAGFDLAVPTRERIHVAIGGFFNVGAFHILMAFSQLHGATSRTVMLAYTMPIWTAGLSVLLLHERLDRVRLLALTLCAVGVGTLVWPLFADGFSAFVLYAVTGAVGWAFGTVYMKWQRVTVPPLANAAWQLLSGFCFLLAGTLLFEGLPRLWPISSTSAFAIVYIGLFGVGLAHFLWWTIVGRLSPLTASIGALLAPVVGVTASIVVLGERPTGADIVGFVLIFAAAACVLVPGGSIKGKA, from the coding sequence ATGCCTGACGGAACGTCGCGAGCAGCCGAAACCCGGGCCGCCCGCCTGTCCGTCATTCTGCTGGGCTTGTGCTGGGGGTTTCTGTGGGTCGCCACCGCGCTGGCGCTGCGGGACGTCGCGCCGTGGACGCTGCGCGCGATCGGCACAGGGCTCGGCGCCGCGACCTTGTTTGTCGCGGCCAAATTCGCCGGTTTCGATCTCGCCGTGCCGACGCGCGAACGTATCCACGTCGCGATCGGCGGCTTCTTCAACGTCGGCGCATTTCACATCCTGATGGCGTTTTCGCAGCTTCATGGCGCCACTTCACGCACCGTCATGCTCGCCTACACCATGCCGATCTGGACCGCGGGCTTGAGCGTGCTGCTGTTGCACGAACGGCTCGACCGCGTTCGCCTGCTCGCCCTCACGCTGTGCGCGGTCGGCGTCGGCACCCTGGTGTGGCCGTTGTTCGCGGACGGATTTTCCGCCTTCGTGCTTTATGCCGTCACCGGCGCCGTCGGTTGGGCTTTCGGAACCGTCTACATGAAATGGCAGCGCGTGACGGTGCCGCCGCTGGCCAATGCCGCATGGCAGTTGCTGTCCGGCTTTTGCTTCCTGCTGGCCGGCACGCTGCTGTTCGAAGGCCTGCCGCGCCTGTGGCCGATCAGTTCGACCTCGGCCTTCGCCATTGTCTATATCGGCCTGTTCGGGGTCGGCCTCGCCCATTTCCTGTGGTGGACGATCGTCGGGCGGCTATCGCCGCTGACGGCCTCGATCGGCGCGCTACTGGCGCCGGTGGTTGGCGTCACGGCCTCGATCGTCGTTCTCGGCGAGCGACCGACCGGCGCCGACATTGTCGGTTTCGTGCTGATCTTTGCGGCCGCGGCTTGCGTGCTGGTGCCGGGCGGCAGCATCAAGGGCAAGGCCTGA
- a CDS encoding DMT family transporter: MFSTINPKLSAALAAAIWGTTYIFVSTVLPHNPIFTGAVRALGGGLPLLLFYNELPPREWWGKVALLGTLNCGIVFAFLFIAAERLPGGVAGTLQSLGPIITVLIAWPLLGERPTLLRLTSVVLGAIGVMILLTGGRIVLDFIGAVAGLIAAVSLALGGVLLNRWGRPIPLLEFTAWQLVIGGIELAALAAFIGDVPASLDITSIAAYAYVALIGTSLAYALWFHGVDRAGAPAVAPFFLLIPMVAFALDAVIRGFVPTLVQSLGAAIVLGSLSINQWAGERTTRAAP; the protein is encoded by the coding sequence ATGTTTTCAACCATAAACCCCAAGCTGTCCGCCGCCCTCGCTGCCGCTATCTGGGGCACCACCTATATTTTCGTCAGCACCGTACTGCCGCACAATCCGATCTTCACCGGCGCGGTGCGCGCGCTCGGCGGCGGCCTGCCGCTGCTCTTGTTCTACAACGAGCTGCCGCCGCGCGAATGGTGGGGCAAGGTGGCGCTGCTCGGCACGCTCAATTGCGGCATCGTCTTCGCCTTCCTGTTCATCGCCGCAGAGCGCCTGCCCGGCGGGGTCGCCGGCACGCTGCAATCGCTCGGGCCGATAATCACCGTGCTGATCGCCTGGCCGCTACTCGGCGAGCGGCCGACGTTGCTGCGGCTGACCAGTGTCGTGCTCGGCGCCATCGGCGTGATGATCTTGCTCACCGGCGGCCGGATCGTGCTCGATTTTATCGGCGCGGTCGCGGGCCTGATCGCCGCGGTGTCGCTGGCGCTGGGCGGCGTTCTGCTCAACCGCTGGGGCCGACCGATTCCGCTGCTCGAATTCACTGCTTGGCAGCTCGTCATCGGTGGCATCGAACTGGCGGCGCTGGCGGCCTTCATCGGCGACGTGCCCGCCTCGCTCGATATCACGAGCATTGCCGCCTATGCCTATGTCGCGCTCATCGGTACATCGCTGGCCTATGCACTCTGGTTTCATGGCGTCGACAGAGCCGGCGCGCCGGCGGTGGCACCATTCTTTCTGCTGATTCCAATGGTCGCCTTCGCGCTCGACGCCGTCATTCGTGGCTTCGTACCGACTTTAGTGCAATCGCTCGGTGCGGCAATCGTGCTCGGCAGCCTGAGCATCAATCAGTGGGCCGGCGAGCGTACAACGCGCGCAGCGCCGTGA
- a CDS encoding tyrosine recombinase XerC, with protein MSLTIAIAPDVAAEIGRWRAYLGAERRMSPKTLEAYERDVGQFLGFLAEHLGGPPSLKSLAKITPADVRAFMAARRADGAGNRTLMRSLAGARSFVRFLERNGKGKVGALAAIRAPKAGRTLPKPLAASAAKQMTDIDLRAGEDRETWILARDAAVLALLYGCGLRISEALGLKRGDANGKDALTVTGKGNKTRMVPVLPQVTKAIADYLAICPYVQPPEGPLFVGAKGGPLSPRIVQLAMATLRGALGLPDTATPHALRHSFATHLLARGGDLRSIQELLGHASLSTTQIYTAVDSARLLEVYASAHPRASS; from the coding sequence ATGAGCCTCACGATCGCCATCGCCCCCGACGTCGCCGCCGAAATCGGCCGCTGGCGCGCCTATCTCGGCGCGGAACGGCGCATGTCGCCGAAGACGCTGGAGGCCTATGAGCGCGATGTCGGCCAGTTCCTCGGCTTTCTGGCCGAGCACCTCGGCGGTCCGCCATCGCTGAAATCTCTGGCGAAAATCACCCCGGCCGATGTCCGCGCCTTCATGGCGGCGCGGCGGGCCGACGGCGCCGGCAATCGTACCTTGATGCGCTCACTGGCCGGAGCCCGCTCCTTCGTCCGCTTCCTTGAGCGCAACGGCAAAGGCAAAGTCGGCGCGCTCGCGGCCATCCGCGCGCCGAAGGCAGGCCGCACACTGCCCAAGCCGCTCGCCGCATCGGCCGCCAAACAGATGACCGACATCGATCTGCGCGCCGGCGAGGATCGCGAGACCTGGATCCTGGCGCGCGATGCCGCTGTGCTGGCGCTGCTTTATGGCTGCGGCCTGCGCATTTCGGAAGCGCTCGGCCTCAAGCGCGGCGACGCGAATGGCAAGGACGCGCTCACCGTTACCGGCAAAGGCAACAAGACGCGCATGGTGCCGGTGCTGCCTCAGGTCACCAAGGCCATCGCCGATTACCTCGCGATTTGTCCTTATGTGCAGCCACCGGAGGGCCCGCTGTTCGTTGGCGCCAAAGGCGGACCGCTCAGCCCGCGCATCGTGCAACTGGCAATGGCGACGCTGCGCGGCGCGCTCGGTCTGCCGGACACGGCAACGCCCCATGCCTTGCGCCATTCCTTCGCCACGCATTTGCTGGCGCGCGGCGGCGACCTGCGTTCGATCCAGGAATTGCTCGGCCACGCCTCGCTGTCGACCACTCAGATTTACACCGCCGTCGACAGCGCCCGTCTGCTCGAAGTTTATGCCAGCGCCCATCCGCGGGCGTCATCGTAA
- the odhB gene encoding 2-oxoglutarate dehydrogenase complex dihydrolipoyllysine-residue succinyltransferase, whose product MTDIKVPTLGESVTEATVGKWFKKPGDAVAVDEPLVELETDKVTLEVPAPAAGVLGDIAAKDGDTVGVGAILGTIKDGAGAAKAAPAAAPAAAPAKPAAAPASAPAAATNTAQAPSVRKLAAESGVDPSTVAGTGLKNQVTKGDMLAAIEKAASAPTPVATPVQMRAPSAPDDASREERVRMTKLRQTIARRLKDAQNTAAMLTTFNEVDMTTVMALRNQYKDLFEKKHGVKLGFMGFFVRACIAALKDIPAVNAEIDGTDLVYKNYYHIGVAVGTEKGLVVPVVRDADMMSLAGIEKKINDFGKRARDGQLKIDEMQGGTFTISNGGVYGSLMSTPILNAPQSGILGMHKIQERPMVIGGKIEVRPMMYLALSYDHRIVDGREAVTFLVRVKENLEDPARLVLDL is encoded by the coding sequence ATGACTGACATCAAGGTGCCCACGCTGGGCGAATCGGTGACCGAAGCCACCGTCGGCAAGTGGTTCAAGAAGCCCGGCGACGCCGTCGCGGTCGACGAGCCGCTCGTCGAGCTCGAGACCGACAAGGTGACGCTGGAAGTGCCGGCGCCGGCCGCCGGCGTGCTCGGTGATATCGCCGCCAAGGACGGCGACACCGTCGGTGTCGGTGCGATCCTCGGCACCATCAAAGACGGCGCTGGTGCGGCCAAGGCTGCGCCCGCTGCCGCGCCCGCCGCGGCTCCGGCCAAGCCTGCGGCTGCCCCTGCCAGTGCCCCCGCCGCCGCGACCAACACGGCGCAGGCCCCGTCGGTGCGCAAGCTCGCTGCCGAAAGCGGCGTCGATCCGTCGACCGTCGCCGGCACCGGCCTCAAGAACCAGGTGACCAAGGGCGACATGCTCGCCGCCATCGAGAAGGCCGCCTCCGCCCCGACGCCGGTCGCCACGCCGGTGCAGATGCGCGCGCCGTCCGCGCCGGACGATGCTTCGCGCGAAGAACGCGTGCGCATGACCAAGCTGCGCCAGACCATCGCGCGCCGCCTCAAGGACGCGCAGAACACCGCCGCCATGCTCACGACCTTCAACGAGGTCGACATGACCACGGTGATGGCGCTGCGCAATCAGTACAAGGATCTGTTCGAAAAGAAGCACGGCGTGAAGCTCGGCTTCATGGGCTTCTTCGTGCGCGCCTGCATCGCCGCGCTGAAGGACATTCCCGCAGTCAACGCCGAGATCGACGGCACTGACTTGGTCTACAAGAACTACTATCACATCGGCGTTGCCGTCGGCACCGAGAAGGGCCTCGTCGTTCCGGTGGTGCGCGACGCCGACATGATGTCGCTCGCCGGCATCGAGAAGAAGATCAACGATTTCGGCAAGCGCGCCCGCGACGGCCAGCTCAAGATCGACGAGATGCAGGGCGGCACCTTCACGATCTCGAACGGCGGCGTCTATGGCTCGCTGATGTCGACGCCGATCCTCAATGCGCCGCAGTCCGGCATTCTCGGCATGCACAAGATCCAGGAGCGGCCGATGGTCATCGGCGGCAAGATCGAGGTGCGCCCGATGATGTATCTGGCGCTGTCCTACGATCACCGCATCGTCGACGGCCGCGAGGCGGTCACCTTCCTGGTGCGCGTGAAGGAAAACCTGGAGGATCCGGCGCGGCTGGTTTTGGATTTGTAA
- a CDS encoding primosomal protein N', producing the protein MTTRIVDVLVPVALDQAYSYRVSAGMEVAPGDVVAVPLGRRGETVGVVWAENPNPAPGLHNRLKDIAAKIDVPPLKSELRTFIDWVSGYTLASRGMVLRMALRMGNDLGPARERVGVRLVGPPPQRMTVARQRVLRALEDGMVRAKGDAAREAGVSTGVIDGLVDEGTLETVVLPPEKVSRQPDPDFRQPDFSLGQLAAADALRTTVDQGGYVVSLVDGVTGSGKTEVYFEAVAENIRKGRQTLILMPEIALTGQSLDRFTARFGTKPAEWHSQLSPRLRARTWAAVAEGEVSVVVGARSALFLPYADLGLIVVDEEHEQAYKQEDGARYNARDMAVVRGSIAKIPVVLASATPSVESEVNARKGRYRRLHLPERFGGASLPHVEAIDLTREGPPRGRFIAPRLAEAVHNTLERGDQALLFLNRRGFAPLTLCRACGFRLQCPNCDAWLVDHRFRKRLICHHCGYNMPPPEACPNCHATESFTAVGPGVERLEQEAAELFPDTRILILSSDLVESMERLRQELDDVAEGRFDIIVGTQLVAKGHHFPKLNLVGIIDADLGLGNGDPRASERTFQLLHQVVGRAGREDNRGVGFLQTHQPEHPVMKALILGDREKFYETEIALREASGYPPFGRLAGIVVSADNKHDAEGYAKAVAKAAPYNETVRVLGPAEAPIAVVRGRHRYRLLVKAPREFNLSAYLRDWLNVAPKARGSIKMDVDVDPMSFY; encoded by the coding sequence ATGACCACGCGCATTGTCGATGTTCTGGTGCCAGTGGCGCTCGACCAGGCCTATTCCTACCGGGTGTCGGCGGGGATGGAGGTCGCGCCCGGCGATGTCGTCGCCGTGCCGCTCGGACGGCGCGGCGAGACCGTGGGCGTGGTCTGGGCCGAAAACCCCAATCCCGCGCCCGGCCTGCACAACCGCCTCAAGGACATCGCGGCGAAGATCGACGTGCCGCCGCTGAAGAGCGAGCTGCGCACCTTCATCGACTGGGTGTCGGGTTACACGCTGGCCTCGCGCGGCATGGTGCTGCGCATGGCGCTGCGCATGGGCAATGATCTCGGGCCCGCGCGCGAGCGCGTCGGCGTCCGCCTCGTCGGCCCGCCGCCGCAGCGCATGACGGTGGCGCGCCAACGCGTGCTGCGCGCGCTGGAAGACGGCATGGTGCGCGCCAAGGGCGATGCCGCGCGCGAGGCCGGCGTCTCGACCGGCGTCATCGACGGTCTTGTCGATGAGGGCACGCTGGAAACGGTGGTGCTGCCGCCGGAGAAAGTATCGCGCCAGCCCGATCCGGATTTCCGCCAGCCCGATTTCTCGCTCGGGCAACTGGCCGCTGCGGACGCGCTACGCACCACGGTCGATCAGGGCGGTTATGTTGTGTCGCTGGTCGACGGCGTCACAGGCTCCGGCAAGACGGAGGTTTATTTCGAGGCGGTGGCCGAGAACATCCGCAAGGGCCGGCAGACGCTCATTTTGATGCCGGAAATCGCGCTCACCGGCCAGTCACTCGACCGCTTCACCGCGCGCTTCGGCACCAAGCCGGCCGAATGGCATTCGCAATTGTCACCGCGCCTGCGCGCGCGCACCTGGGCGGCGGTCGCGGAAGGCGAGGTCTCGGTAGTCGTCGGTGCGCGCTCGGCGCTGTTTCTGCCTTACGCCGATCTCGGGCTTATCGTTGTGGATGAAGAGCACGAACAGGCCTACAAGCAGGAAGACGGCGCCCGCTACAATGCGCGCGACATGGCGGTGGTGCGCGGCTCGATCGCGAAGATCCCCGTCGTCCTCGCTTCCGCGACTCCCTCGGTCGAATCCGAAGTCAACGCCCGCAAGGGCCGCTATCGCCGCCTGCATCTGCCGGAACGTTTCGGCGGTGCGTCGTTGCCGCATGTCGAGGCCATCGATCTCACGCGCGAAGGCCCGCCGCGCGGCCGCTTCATCGCGCCGCGTCTCGCCGAAGCCGTCCATAACACGCTGGAGCGCGGCGATCAGGCGCTGCTGTTCCTCAACCGCCGCGGTTTCGCGCCGCTCACTCTATGCCGCGCCTGCGGCTTCCGCCTGCAATGCCCGAATTGCGACGCCTGGCTGGTCGATCATCGCTTCCGCAAAAGGCTGATCTGTCATCACTGCGGCTACAACATGCCGCCGCCGGAGGCGTGCCCGAACTGCCACGCCACCGAGAGCTTCACCGCGGTCGGCCCCGGCGTCGAACGGCTGGAGCAGGAAGCCGCCGAGCTGTTTCCGGACACGCGCATTCTCATTCTGTCGAGCGACCTCGTCGAGTCGATGGAGCGGCTGCGGCAGGAACTCGACGACGTCGCCGAAGGCCGTTTCGATATTATCGTCGGCACACAACTGGTGGCGAAGGGCCATCACTTCCCCAAGCTCAATCTGGTCGGCATCATCGATGCCGATCTGGGATTGGGCAATGGCGATCCGCGCGCGAGCGAACGGACGTTCCAGCTTCTGCATCAGGTGGTCGGCCGCGCCGGCCGCGAGGACAATCGCGGCGTCGGCTTTTTGCAGACGCATCAGCCGGAGCATCCGGTGATGAAGGCGCTGATCCTCGGCGATCGCGAGAAATTCTACGAGACCGAAATCGCGCTGCGCGAAGCGTCGGGCTATCCGCCGTTCGGCCGGCTGGCCGGCATCGTCGTCTCCGCCGACAACAAACACGACGCCGAAGGCTATGCGAAAGCCGTGGCGAAGGCGGCACCTTACAACGAGACGGTGCGCGTGCTCGGTCCCGCCGAGGCGCCCATCGCCGTGGTGCGCGGCCGCCATCGCTACCGGCTGCTGGTTAAGGCGCCGCGCGAATTCAACCTGTCGGCTTATTTGCGCGACTGGCTGAACGTCGCGCCGAAGGCGCGCGGCAGCATCAAGATGGACGTCGATGTCGATCCGATGAGTTTTTATTGA
- a CDS encoding F0F1 ATP synthase subunit delta: protein MAGRYAGALFELALEEKATDTVRQELDKFDALIAESPDLNRLVRSPVFGADEQLKALSAILAKAGVSGLTANFLRVITTNRRLFAVRDMIRAYRALVAKNKGEVVAKVTVAEPLNDQNKEALKGALKSVTGGKDIDMDVTIDPAIIGGLIVKVGSRMVDTSLRTKLNSIKIAMKEAR, encoded by the coding sequence ATGGCGGGCCGCTATGCCGGGGCCCTGTTCGAGCTGGCGCTCGAGGAAAAGGCAACCGATACCGTCAGGCAGGAGCTCGACAAGTTCGACGCTCTGATCGCAGAATCTCCCGATCTCAACCGGCTGGTCCGCAGCCCCGTTTTCGGCGCCGACGAGCAGCTCAAGGCGCTCAGCGCCATCCTCGCCAAGGCCGGCGTCTCCGGTCTCACCGCGAATTTCCTCCGCGTCATCACCACGAACCGCCGCCTGTTCGCCGTCCGCGACATGATCCGCGCCTATCGCGCGCTGGTCGCGAAGAATAAGGGCGAGGTGGTGGCGAAGGTCACCGTTGCCGAGCCGCTTAATGACCAGAACAAGGAGGCGCTCAAGGGCGCCCTCAAGTCGGTCACCGGCGGCAAGGACATCGACATGGACGTCACGATTGACCCGGCGATCATCGGCGGGCTGATCGTCAAGGTCGGCAGCCGTATGGTCGACACGTCCCTCCGCACCAAACTCAATTCGATCAAAATTGCGATGAAAGAGGCACGCTGA
- the lpdA gene encoding dihydrolipoyl dehydrogenase — MMSYDLIVIGSGPGGYVCAIRAAQLGLKTAVVEKKSLGGTCLNIGCIPSKALLHASELFEEAGHSFAKMGIGVPSPKLDLPTMLKFKQDAIDGNVKGVDFLFKKNKVETHYGFGRIVAPGKVEVKAADGKVTTLETKSIVIATGSDVAKLRGIDIDEKRIVSSTGALSLPEVPKHLLVIGAGVIGLELGSVWRRLGAKVTVVEFLDGILPGMDGEVRKQGQRLLEKQGIAFKLSSKVTGVDSSGKTLKATIEPAKGEGKAETVEADIVLVSTGRVPYTDGLGLKELGVKMDERGRVVTDHYYATSVPGIWAIGDVIAGPMLAHKAEDEGVAVAEMLVGQAGHVNYDVIPGVVYTMPEIASVGKSEEDLKAAGVAYNVGKFPFTANGRAKANQQTDGFVKVIADATTDRVLGVHIIGSDAGNMIAEAAIVMEFGGAAEDIARTCHAHPTLPEAVKEAAMAVAKRAIHM, encoded by the coding sequence ATTATGTCCTACGATCTCATCGTCATCGGTTCCGGCCCCGGCGGCTATGTCTGCGCCATTCGCGCGGCGCAACTCGGCCTGAAAACCGCGGTGGTCGAGAAAAAGTCACTCGGCGGCACCTGCCTCAACATCGGCTGCATCCCGTCGAAGGCGCTGCTGCATGCCTCCGAGCTGTTCGAGGAAGCCGGGCACTCCTTCGCCAAGATGGGCATCGGCGTGCCTAGCCCGAAGCTCGATCTGCCGACCATGCTCAAGTTCAAGCAGGATGCCATCGACGGCAACGTCAAGGGCGTCGACTTCCTGTTCAAGAAGAACAAGGTCGAAACCCATTACGGCTTCGGCCGCATCGTCGCGCCGGGCAAGGTCGAGGTAAAAGCCGCCGATGGCAAGGTGACGACGCTGGAGACCAAGTCGATCGTCATCGCCACCGGTTCCGACGTGGCGAAGCTGCGCGGCATCGACATTGACGAAAAGCGCATCGTGTCGTCGACCGGCGCGCTGTCGCTGCCGGAGGTGCCGAAGCATCTTCTGGTCATCGGCGCCGGCGTCATTGGCCTCGAACTGGGGTCGGTGTGGCGCCGTCTCGGCGCCAAGGTCACGGTGGTGGAATTCCTCGACGGCATTTTGCCCGGCATGGACGGCGAAGTGCGCAAGCAAGGCCAGCGCCTGCTGGAGAAGCAGGGCATCGCGTTCAAGCTGTCGTCCAAGGTCACCGGCGTCGATTCGTCCGGCAAGACGCTGAAGGCGACCATCGAGCCGGCGAAGGGCGAGGGCAAGGCGGAGACCGTTGAGGCCGATATCGTCCTCGTCTCGACCGGCCGCGTGCCTTACACCGACGGCCTCGGGTTGAAAGAGCTCGGCGTGAAGATGGACGAGCGCGGCCGCGTCGTCACCGATCATTACTACGCGACCAGCGTGCCGGGCATCTGGGCCATTGGCGATGTGATCGCCGGCCCGATGCTGGCGCACAAGGCCGAGGACGAAGGCGTCGCGGTCGCGGAGATGCTGGTCGGCCAGGCTGGCCACGTGAACTATGACGTCATCCCGGGTGTCGTTTACACGATGCCGGAGATCGCCTCTGTCGGCAAAAGCGAGGAAGACCTCAAGGCCGCGGGCGTCGCCTATAACGTCGGCAAGTTTCCGTTCACCGCGAACGGCCGCGCCAAGGCGAACCAGCAGACCGACGGCTTCGTCAAGGTCATTGCCGACGCCACAACCGACCGCGTGCTCGGCGTGCATATCATCGGTTCGGATGCCGGCAACATGATCGCCGAAGCCGCCATCGTCATGGAATTCGGCGGCGCGGCGGAAGACATCGCCCGCACCTGCCACGCCCATCCGACGTTGCCCGAGGCGGTGAAGGAAGCGGCCATGGCGGTCGCCAAGCGCGCGATTCATATGTGA